Proteins from a single region of Kluyveromyces lactis strain NRRL Y-1140 chromosome A complete sequence:
- the NUP133 gene encoding Nup133p (similar to uniprot|P36161 Saccharomyces cerevisiae YKR082W NUP133 Subunit of the Nup84p subcomplex of the nuclear pore complex (NPC) localizes to both sides of the NPC required to establish a normal nucleocytoplasmic concentration gradient of the GTPase Gsp1p), whose amino-acid sequence MKQLFQLRKELSVPAAAPEDSVISAEETTTGSAVTNVQFSNEQVITENGKYKVSKLAPSLSFLPSNVELCCSVDAKSGYALCCDTDNVYVWPFLSSETHPSFVRIPLHDEEYESWSRPPLCCFTWPSVLERDLKSSPGLFLVNSRSGDIQFYEDVDTVSQVASFLTQTKRHKSVLKLRDGEYVENLINAEPAGILLSTNYGRVEFCTIRDANGKPFVSLKQTIIKCQVGIFSSMSKSKRVVSLKLGEISGKGERIVSILTQGGRYQVWNLSSVGNCYKKIDLNVQSEISQAVLEHFPLATSTLKLLDCHPLSGDSDAYLFLSFLAESNETHYLLSTIIVDEDTNSFAIFSTYRLNTYTRPLSDEFAPRLIVPTAYTKEHLPITSVYTLFSDAAVLTQTSSKLDSNYPFKRKWEDIIRFNKDMKVLGYDCNSSSLYITDGRTCALKLETFEKYENSDFQEIRFIKSHVDQYVYFGGQSTDSLLDFNLPDNLDLQPQEIETDIQMSSDEIKYALSNHIPPVANNPMKHLKIRSELFERLLTFVAHNFLDQTSSQFKLDLISDFEMIKCLESLYSLLPQQPTSISQAWKTVLSESSYQSDSDFISDGIVKIPELLGAFLKHLKDLMKSTNETMLKSQIAKLINQLVYHSILEECENSYRYGLFQMSPDDVSKNIPWFTTNSIIENLNDIFFLLRHASEDLAVVSEFVEELLLLVKSLFYMVRQITMWIDANAITDSSYKQFFEENHLLWNRVLRDVNRSQDSILITDFYQDFEGLVETLQSLPKITAFSLYDEFFQKYGYDFAKSLFSYYIKEGLWDDLYESFGETHSEYLDQFLGECPEYGKVKWIGNIYCHKYDEATTTLLSISTGTQSLGQDLKQRQAQLSIAKLTALAAEVQDLEKLNEIQTELDLIDGQILLSQELQESTLNPLFKDFTTYRTLFKYLSDAVKRRESLSVPHMIELFTLLNQDTSYGFALSILAIDHTLPTEVKKYCEYQIWRRCLLSDENAVRQTLRVFFKQQFYHQSIELPIIDNLANEKLITDSYLDGMYHGLTDLNKLASDVKREVALFANSNLDVTMLQSIIGEINEETGNQCVINYATNTIETSPTSF is encoded by the coding sequence ATGAAGCAATTGTTTCAGCTCAGGAAAGAGCTTAGTGTACCAGCAGCAGCACCAGAGGATTCAGTAATCTCTGCTGAGGAAACGACAACTGGTTCTGCTGTCACCAATGTACAATTTTCGAATGAACAAGTTATCACAGAGAATGGGAAGTATAAGGTATCGAAGTTAGCGCCAAGTTTAAGTTTTTTGCCCAGTAATGTGGAATTATGTTGTAGCGTTGATGCAAAATCTGGGTACGCCTTATGCTGCGATACTGATAATGTTTACGTTTGGCCATTTTTATCTTCTGAAACACACCCTAGTTTTGTAAGGATTCCATTACATGACGAGGAATATGAATCATGGTCCCGTCCTCCATTATGTTGCTTTACGTGGCCTAGTGTGCTCGAACGTGACTTGAAATCAAGCCCTGGCTTATTTTTAGTGAACAGTAGATCCGGTGACATTCAATTCTatgaagatgttgataCTGTGAGTCAAGTGGCAAGTTTCTTGACGCAAACCAAACGTCATAAATCAGTTTTAAAACTACGTGACGGTGAATATGTAGAGAATTTGATTAATGCAGAACCAGCTGGAATATTACTTTCGACAAATTACGGGCGTGTTGAGTTTTGTACTATAAGAGATGCTAACGGGAAACCTTTTGTATCGCTAAAACAAACCATAATAAAATGTCAAGTCGGAATCTTTTCATCCATGTCCAAATCAAAGAGAGTGGTATCTCTCAAATTGGGCGAAATCAGCGGTAAAGGAGAAAGAATAGTTTCTATTTTAACCCAGGGCGGGCGATATCAGGTGTGGAACCTTTCATCTGTTGGGAATTGTTACAAAAAGATCGATTTAAATGTACAGTCTGAAATTTCACAGGCAGTCTTAGAGCATTTCCCCTTGGCAACATCTACACTGAAACTACTCGATTGTCATCCTTTATCAGGAGACTCGGATGCATACTTGTTCTTGAGTTTCTTAGCGGAAAGTAACGAAACGCACTATTTACTATCAACCATCATTGTGGATGAAGATACTAACAGTTTCGCTATCTTCTCTACTTACAGATTAAACACATACACGCGACCATTATCAGATGAATTTGCCCCAAGACTTATAGTCCCAACTGCATACACCAAGGAACATTTACCGATAACGTCTGTTTACACTTTATTCTCTGATGCTGCTGTCCTAACTCAAACAAGTTCCAAATTGGACTCTAATTATCCATTTAAAAGGAAATGGGAGGACATTATACGGTTTAACAAAGATATGAAAGTTCTTGGGTACGATTGTAATTCAAGTTCCTTATACATTACTGATGGAAGAACATGTGCGTTAAAGTTGGAgacttttgaaaaatacgaAAACTCTGACTTCCAAGAAATTAGATTCATAAAGTCTCATGTGGATCAATACGTCTATTTTGGAGGACAATCAACGGATTCATTACTAGACTTCAACTTACCTGACAATCTAGATCTACAACcacaagaaattgaaacagataTTCAAATGTCCAGTGATGAGATTAAATATGCATTATCAAACCACATACCGCCTGTTGCTAACAACCCCATGAAACACTTAAAAATAAGAAGCgaactttttgaaagaCTTCTCACATTTGTTGCTCATAATTTTTTGGATCAAACATCTTCCCAATTCAAACTGGACTTgatttctgattttgaaatgataAAATGTTTGGAAAGCTTGTACTCTTTACTACCGCAACAACCAACATCTATTTCACAAGCTTGGAAGACAGTACTATCAGAAAGTTCCTATCAATCGGATTCTGATTTTATCTCAGACGGCATTGTTAAGATTCCAGAATTATTGGGCGCCTTTTTGAAGCATTTGAAAGACCTAATGAAATCCACAAATGAAACTATGTTAAAATCTCAGATCGCAAAGCTTATAAATCAACTAGTTTATCATTCCATATTAGAAGAATGTGAAAACAGCTACAGGTATGGACTTTTCCAGATGAGCCCAGATGATGTATCAAAAAATATCCCTTGGTTCACAACAAATAGCATAATAGAAAATCTTAAtgacatcttcttcttgttaAGGCATGCCTCTGAAGATCTTGCCGTTGTGTCAGAATTTGTAGAGGAATTACTGCTATTGGTTAAGTCTCTATTTTATATGGTCAGGCAAATAACCATGTGGATTGATGCAAATGCCATTACTGATTCTAGTTATAAACAGTTTTTCGAAGAAAATCATTTACTTTGGAATAGGGTCCTTAGGGATGTTAACAGGTCTCAGGATTCAATTCTAATCACAGATTTTTACCAAGACTTTGAAGGCTTAGTTGAAACTTTGCAATCTCTGCCAAAAATTACCGCATTCTCTCTATACGATGAATTCTTCCAGAAATACGGATACGACTTTGCAAAATCCTTATTTTCCTACTATATCAAGGAAGGGCTATGGGATGATCTTTACGAATCGTTTGGTGAAACCCATTCAGAATATTTGGACCAGTTCTTAGGAGAATGTCCCGAGTATGGCAAAGTTAAATGGATTGGAAACATATATTGCCATAAATACGACGAAGCAACTACAACTTTGTTGAGTATTTCTACTGGAACTCAATCGCTGGGTCAAgatttgaaacaaagaCAGGCACAATTGAGTATTGCCAAATTAACAGCTCTTGCCGCGGAAGttcaagatcttgaaaagcTAAACGAAATTCAAACCGAATTAGATCTCATCGATGGGCAAATTCTTCTATCCCAAGAACTACAAGAATCAACTCTCAACCCACTATTCAAAGACTTTACCACCTATCGaactttgttcaaatatttgagCGATGCTGTGAAGAGGAGAGAATCTCTCTCAGTGCCGCATATGATAGAATTATTCACACTATTAAATCAAGATACTTCTTATGGATTTGCATTGAGTATCCTTGCCATTGATCACACGTTACCCACTGAAGTAAAAAAGTACTGCGAGTACCAGATCTGGAGAAGGTGTCTCTTATCCGATGAAAATGCGGTTAGACAAACTTTAAGGGTCTTTTTCAAGCAGCAGTTCTACCATCAAAGTATCGAACTTCCAATCATCGACAACTTGGCCAATGAGAAATTGATCACTGACTCATACCTGGATGGCATGTACCATGGACTAACCGATCTTAATAAATTAGCTAGCGACGTCAAACGAGAGGTTGCTCTTTTCGCTAATTCGAATTTGGACGTTACGATGTTACAATCCATCATTGGAGAAATCAACGAGGAAACCGGTAACCAATGTGTCATCAATTACGCAACTAACACAATCGAGACAAGTCCCACATCTTTCTAA